The nucleotide window cAATCGAAACAACAAAATCGAAAAAAAGGCAACGATCATAGCAAAGAGAATAGTCAATGTGAAGGAAATTGCAATAAATTCATAGAGTGATACCTCGGTCCTTGATGGGAGGAACTGTAGACTGGAGATGGGTTCATGAGGTAGGGAGGCAAGCACAGTGCGGATGACTCAGGCGTGGCAAATGATGGCGGACCATGGTGGTTCGCAGCAGCAGAGTATGCACCGTTTGGATTCAACAGTGGATGTTAAACAGCAAACGGTGAGTCGGCGACGTCGGCTGACAGTGAGGTTGCCGGTTTCAACTCTCTAACTCGCACAGTACCTGGGCCCAGGTCGGGCTGCGTTCTGGGTACCTGGCGGTGGCCTGTTCCAGTGCCCAGACCTATTTGGAATAGGTCAAAATGGCTTTATAAATAATTGCATCCCCAATGTCATTCCCTTTTGAGAGTCCCTTGAGCAAGGGACTTTTGTTCCCAATACCATTCCCTCGTCTAAGTAGGGCTGCAAACGAATCGAGTTAGAATAGAGCTGAGCCATTTCGagtgagctcgagctcgaactcaattcgtttaactcattaaagtcatttatatgtattgttaaatatatctcatttattttaactcatttttaacttgattaaCTCGTTTGGTTGCTACTCCTTTAACTATtttcttctaattcaacatttattatgtagtcAAGTCCAGTTCTtataactcgaactcgactctaCTAACATTTCGAgtatacatttgaactcgacCTCAACTCATttgtaaacaagtcaagcttTGACAAACTAGTTCAAGTCGAGCACGAGCGTGTTTGACATTTTGTGCAGCCCCACATCTAAGGTGTTCACAAGCATGATCTTGTGCAATGCAAGTGGTTGGTGCCCAAGGACGAAACCAGAAAACAAACACTTTTGTTGGGcctgtatgggcaattgcccggACCTTCCTCCACCTCTCCTGTGCATATGAAATTAGAATAAGTGACTGACCACCTACAACTGGTAGTGAACGAGGGTGCATGAAACCCTTGAAACGTCACTGATGACTTTACATGAAAAGTCAGCACCATCTAGTTCCAACACAAGATGCATGTTTAGTTCTATTTGTCTAAAAATTCAGGATTAGGGGTCTGACACCCCATCTCACGAACAATAATGCAATAGAAAGATTGATTTAAAATTGGATCCACGTCCAGCCACAATGGTTTCCACTGGACACATGTCATGCCCCAAAACTGTTCAATTGACACTCATTGTCTCTTGACATTGAACACACAATGTGAATCTCTACCTCTGTAAATGCAGTTTTGTAAATCTCCATTGCTGATGGGTAGTGCAACCGGTTAAGTTGGGTGACATGTTATAGCTAGGTCATCCGTTTAAATATTAGAGAGTgctatcttgatggtattgagGAATGTTGAATTTGAGATTAAAAGTGTCACTATGGAGACTAAGTAGACCTgtgattttcaattttataacGAGCATAGAATGACCACTACCTTCTTCGATTAAAATAATACTAATCAGGCTGTCGATCCATCATaatggatggttaagagaaaaacaaaaagaaaaaagtgatgtgTAGTAtcaattgtaatttttttcttcttgtttttctctcaaacaTTCTGCTTCAGATGGGATGGCTAGGTGATtttgaaagatatatatatatatatgtatatatatatatatactaaaatttaaaagtttatcactaaaaaaatcattaaattgATGTTAACCATAATCACTCAACCATCTAACAGAGTCATTCATGTAATGTAAATAAATGACTACGTGACTTTGAAAAGCCAAGTcaccatgatatatatatatatatatatacatatatatatatatatatatatatatatagtcattcATATGATGTAAATAGATGATTAAGTGACTTTGAAAAGCCAAGTcaccatgatatatatatatatatatatatatatatatatatatatatatatatatatatatatatatatatatatatatatatatatatatatatatatagaaagagagagagagagagagagacattcaTCTGATGTAAATAGATGACTACGTGACTTTGAAAAGACAAGTcaccatgatatatatattcgatGATGTCATATATTggattaaaatttgaaaatttgtcacCAAAAGGAATCATTAAATTGATGTTGACCATACTTTATGATGCGATGATGGTTTACAATGGATTTATGTTCTTTTCAGtaataaatttataaactttactCATCCGGCAACTATGAGCACATGAcatcataaaattatcaaatagGTCGGATTCCTAATTTGGCTGGagaaatcatgttttccaagatatatatatatatatatatatatatatatatagtttaaaagaaattataaacCACTTATCTTAAAATTTATGAGCTTATAACTAAGCGATGCATCgaaaaattatgatattgtttatatatttcTACAGTATTTGACATGCCAATTTAGCGTCGGGCCTTATACTTGTTATAAGAAAAAGCTTTACAATGCCTTGTAGCATTTCCCAAATCTGGCTACGTTTCTCTTCCATAATCTGTTCCCAAAATCATTTTGCGTCCGACTGAGGCGGAGCCGGCCCAACCCCCTCCCCTTTTCTTGAGattccaaaaataaaattttatgtttgaaagttttcaaaatttgatttgtaACCCCCGTTCAATATAATTGCCCCGCTGCAAAAACACTTATGGCTCCGCCACTGCGGCGACTGATTTAAGATGGTTGGGTCAATTCAATCGGAATCCCCGTCTCCAGCAAAAGGCGGCACTCCAGGCGCGAATCTGCCTCCGCCAAAGGGCTGGACTCAaagctttttctctctctccctccctgtcTGAATTCTCTGATACGTCATCTCCACCAAAGGTATAAACTGAAGGAGTTCTGGTATCggattttttgttgtattctAGTTTTTGGTAGGATTCATGggctttctttttgtttgggtTTTGGGATGCGtgaatttctgttttcttttttggtttttcagttttcttttgaCTGGGATCGCTGGTGAGGGGAGAGGCACTTGATAGTTATTTCAATTTGCTTCCTCAATGTAACATTGTCCTTCATCTGCAAGGCCGTGTCTGCGACTCTGCAGAAGAAATGTGTACTTGTGGTGGTTGTTTTCGTAATATGGAGCTCTCCGTTTGGCATTTTCAAGTACAGTTGCTGCTCAGATCTGCGATGCTCACGCATGCTTGATGTTTACGAAGGCAAATTGTTCACGCTGAACAGCAAGCTTCCTGAATGCGTTTCCCGTTATTTGTAAATCTCCAAAACTTTAGGcagtttttttgtaatttatctCTTTGCTATCCATTTGGTCATGTTTCCTCTTCTCGATACCTTTACATCTAAGATCTAGACAACTACGAGCTTCATCCACGCCGTACATGAGATCTAGAGACCCCCTTCGAGGGTATCTTACCTTATTTGTTGTTTGGTAGAATAATGTTCTTCATGTCACTGTAGAAGTTGAAGAAATTTATGGTGGCGAAACTATGGCGGCGTTTGTGAGGCAGCGTTTCATGGTTGCTCTTGTAGTCCTCTCCGTAATGTTGGTGGTCGTCTTCATATTGCCATCTTCTCCTTCTCTGAATACGAAGTACGATTGTTCATTGGTTGTGATTTTAGTTATAGCTCTTCAAGATTGTGGCTAATTTCTTTGCTGGGTGTTTGTTATGTTAGTTTTGTTACTATCAAAGGAAAATCAACCATATGGGATGTCCGTCGTCTTGTGGAATGGAGGCCTTGTGAGTGGTGGAGTAATGGTCCCTTATTAGGTTGAGGAAGAAGCTCTAAAcctgcttttcattttttttttccgtttttattttgaatttttatcgTAATgatagaaaattaaaatatcgTGGGTTAAAAAATGCAGCTCTACCGGAGGAGACTAACGGTTACATAAGAGTCGATTGTTATGGTGGTCTTAATCAGATGAGACGTGATGTATGAACGCCTACACTAATTTGTTTTTTCGTCCTTTCATGTGGGTGTTTGTACATTTGATTTCCTTTGGTGATTCTTTCTGTTGATCCATTATGATTTTTCCAGTAAAGGAACCATTCTCTTGGTGTGCTTTTACAGCTTCGGTCGATTGACGGCATGTGTTTGGAATTTGCAGCTCTGTGATGGTGTTGGTATCGCTCGATTGCTAAATGCTACTCTTGTTTTGCCCAAATTCGAGGTTGCTGCCTACTGGAATGAGACAAGGTATATTTTGCTGCACCATTATACAGTTGCCTTTTCGTATTTTGATTAGTGAAAAGTAACAGTAAGAATTTGTAGCACCAATACATGCTACATATTTTAacttattattttcttgtaGATAACTGACTTTTACCTTAAAAGGATTAAATACAAGTATATGAAGCATCTTAGAAGCCCAAAGGGTGTGTTGTAGATCCAATGAGACTTGTAGAATGAAAAATGAGACTCTATGCTCTTCTATTGCATGTAATGTGTTTCTTTACACTTACTATAATTTAATTCAGTTGCAATTCGCAGTTTCTTTCTGAGCAAAGGAGACTTCTACATTAGACTCAGTTGTTTAATTGTACACTTTTATGTGTCCATATAGAAGTTACAGTACCAAAGTGTAGACAGTAGATGCTCGCACATTAACAGCAAAAGTGAGAGATGCATCCTTGTGAAGTGTCTGTTTTGTGAAGGGAATACTGGGTCCGCATTACAGAAATACTGGCCCATCTTGATTGCTGGAAACACCGTATGAAAAATTAGTTCTCAACTGCCGTTACATGTTTTCTTCCCAACTGAGGGATCATTTGTTTGTTGTGTATATATAGGCTGTATACTTTTTAGCTTTTACTTTGATATTTGTGTGACATAATCAATGGTGTTAATTCGAGGATTAGCAGTTTATGAGTGTGCCATATCTAATGAAAGTTTAAATTTCACTAAAGCTGCCCTGAAATGATGTGTGATGGAGATGACCATTAATGCTAATGGTGGAAGTGGCTGTGATAAAGTTATTCAGATTTTGTTGGCTTTTTTGGTAAAGTTCAGTGTTTGTTTCTACTTTCTAGATTACTAAATCCagtcttttctttttactgcaCGCATATTTTTCTCATAATTTGCTCATTGGCAAGTTGAACTTCATGCAATTAACAGTTGTATGCTGATGCTTGCTTTATTCCAGTGGCTTTTCAGATATATTTGATGTTGATTATTTCATTCATCAGATGAGAGGTTACATAGAAGTCATAAAGGAGCTACCAGAAGATTTAAAGTCAAAGGAACCAGTCAAAGTGGACTGCAGCAAACGCAAAGGGCTGTTTGATTACGTTGAATATCTTATTCCCTTTCTCAGAAAAGATCGTTTTATATCAATCACACCTGCTATGAGCCAAAGGAGGGATAGGTATGGGAGGTTGAACATCCTGCTGCTGGGTATTCATTTATCACTACTGCTAGCTGTTTGCTGCTGTTATCAATGTCATGGTTAACTCTATGTAGAAGGCATcctgttttccattttcaagtaTTGAGTTTCTTTTGTTGAGAAAATTGAActtacaaaatgaagaaatttactAGTTTAGATGTGATCCGAACTCCAAGGGAGTACATTGTCATTTAgtctttgattttttcaatgtccTCAGTTTTTCCGTTTCTGCCACTGATTTGCTAAAATGTCTCAGTATTTCCTCATGAATATGAACTTCTTTTAAATACTTCGGAGAAATTTCCTTTGGTTTTTACCTAAAACACTAGGGACACAGTAGCTACATCATGTAATGATGGCAAAACTAGGTGGCTATCTGAGATAGTGTATACTTGGCACTTGGCTGAATAGCTCTGAGAAGTGAGATGTTGAGTACATAATTTTCTTCAGGAAATGGTATAACTTCAAATGTTAGTACTTAAGTGAATAGGGATTGATcatctttcctttcctttgaaGTTTATTGCTTTCTTGAGctacatttacatgtaaaatttattgAGCTTACTGATATTGAAAATGGATACAGCAGTGCTAGTTCAGTTTGCCACTATACTAAATTCTTAACGACTTATAGTCACCACAAGAGTATGTCTGTATTGGTTTGATGAGTGCTCAAGCAGCAGACTTCTGCTTTACAGGGTCAGGATATTTCTCTCGGAGACTACTAATTGTACACACTCTTGCAGGTATCCTGCTTATGCAAAATCTGCACTCTGTCAAGCTTGCTTCAAGGCACTGCAGCTCAAGAAACACTTAGTGGACAAAGGATTGCAGATGATGGAGGCTTTGCCAaaatcttttctctctcttcaccttAGGTTTGAGCCAGACATGGTAGCCTACAGCCAGTGTGAGTACAGTGGTCTCTCGCCCGCTTCTGTGGATGCTATTGATGCTGCCCGTGGTGATAGAAAACCGTTGTTAGGGGATGCTGCACGCGTTTGGAGGAATCGTGGCAAGTGTCCTCTCACTCCTAATGAGACTGCCTTCATACTGCAGTCCTTAGGCATACCAAATGATACTCCCATTTATCTAGCAGCCGGTGATGGTCTTCTAGAAGTTGAGGGCCTGACAAATTTCTATAATAAAGTCTATACAAAATCATCCATTCTTGATGATGTAGATTTTACGAGCATGCATGGGAACACTAAAGCTGCTCTGGATTATTTCATCTCAATTAACAGTGAAGCTTATGTGGCAACATATTTCGGAAACATGGATAAGATGGTATCCGCAATGAGAGCACTAAATGGAAAGCCAAAAACACTTTTCTTAAACAGGAAGGCATATGCAGAATGTACTTCAAAGGGGATGGAAGGGGGCGAGCTGGTTGAGTTTTTATGGAACGCACACAAAAATGATTATGTCATGGGAAGAGGGTCTGCTTTGCCCGACTGCTTCTGTGAGTTTAGCTTGCAATGACTGCAGCAGACAGAGAAACCATGGACACACTGCAAACGAAGAACAATGAATGAGATGCAATTGGGTGGTTGATTGCTTCTGTAAGTAGCTGGCAGTGCTGCATGGCACAGAAGGACAAGAATGAAAGagattgatgattttttttcattcttcacaTTCATCAAGatattttgtcatcattttaaAGATCATGAAGGCCAGAAGTCCACTTCTAAACTCACAATGGGTACATTAGAAATATTCGGCAGCGTTAGGTAGAGTTATTAGCATGACCTTCTTCACCATTTGATTGGATTATGGATTGTACTGTTTCTCTACCTAttctttttgaagttttttccaGATTTCGTGCTTGTATTTCTACCTTCTCTCTTTTAGCGTTAACAGGTGGTAAGGGGGATCGTATAGTGTCAAATTGAAAGGATCGTCTGAACCCTGCTATTCTGTCGCTTGAGTTTTCCCATGTCCTCTTAAGGCTTGGTATTTGGTGAAAAATGTCCGACCTAACTACTGGACCTGCAATTGCCGTAGTATTTAATTTGAATTGTTAGTCTGCAACTTTGAGACTagcttttttctttggaaaaaaagaattaaagcTTAAAAAATTGGTCAAATAGTTGATAAGCAGTGGAGATAAGACAAAATCTTCGATTTAGGGATTTCTGTATAGGAAAATATATGGTGGTTTCGTACCAGGATGTGCTATGGTGGTGCTAATTCTTCTTTATGTCAATCTGAGCGTCAAACGCCGTGCACAGTCAGATGCATGCCATTATATTGCTTTAGTTGTTATGTTGGTTTAATATCGTGAAAATTCAATAAATCAGAACTCATGAATGTGTGCCCTACTTAAAATTCATGTCATACTCGATTTTAATGGGTGAAAACAGTAACAGTCATATTTACCGTGTTCCCAAAGCTTACTGTTATCATTGTTATGATTATTGGTGATTGGATTTATTAAAGTCAAGGTCGTACCAGCATCAATAAGCTCATATATAGTTTAAGTGGAATCAACCAaaagtcttttgaaaaatagatttGGTTTCCATGGTAAGTGAGCAAATTATCATATAGCTTCCAAAATCGAGACTTGCATGGACCTACAGTGATAAAGGATAAACAAAATGGCCTTGTCAGTGGCCTGTCTTCTTGCATTCgctcgtaaaaaaaaaaaaaaaaagaacctgaGACGATAGCACAACACCGCTGAAATGGAAGTTCAGAGCAATTTCTTGCCACAAAAGGTTATATGTTTGGTCCCAAGTAACTGAAAGTACCTTTTACGATGGAAAAAGACCACTCAAGCGAAAATGTGGAAGCAAAGGCCCAACGGTATTGGAGACGACTGGCGACTGAAGATTTGGAACCCTTGCTCCCCGCCTAGAGCTAACTGGTTCTTGTATATTGCGTGTGAAAATAGAATGCCCACTCTTGATGGGCTCAAACTCTATGGTATGAACCTCCCTAATGCTTGCTGCATGTGCCTATGGCAAGAAGAATCTCTTTGTCAAATGTGAGATTGCATCTAAGGTATGGAGCTTTGTTTCTAGTCAATTCGGAAAATCTAAAATCCCATGGAGGGAAGTTTGCATGACCTTTATGCAGTGGCTGGAGgttaagttcaaaaaaaaaaaaaaaaggcttacTAAATGCTGGCGCAGCGTGTTTCCAATTACCATTTAGAAACTATGGTGAGCGATAAATAACATTTTCCAAGGGGAGTGGGAGCCTAAGGAAGCTCGAAACCTGCCTTGTACCGAATGGCAGTATACGCAGGATGATTTTAGGGCCATAATTGGAAAGAGGAAGATAGGATAATGGTGGAAATCTGGCTGCAGACATGAGTAGTCTTTACAGAACTCTTTGTGTGTCATCCTCCACAGAATATGAAAGAGGAGACATGTTAGTGGTATTTTGTTAATGCAAGGCTGCCACAGAAACATACTTGGAACGGGGAGGTGGCAGGAGGGCACGATTCAGCCGAGTTCTCAGCAGTGCAGTGGGGATTGGACCTTGCTATCGCCGCCAATTCAGGGCTTGTCATTTTCTCCAACAACATCGGCTGGAAATGAAGGCTGAAAAATACTTTAAATGGTAGGAGAAGATGGCCTGCTCAGTGGGCTCATCTGTCTTAATGTTCCAATCAGATGCTTATTTCCAATGAAGAGATGTCATACAAGTTAGGTCAATGTCTACCCGATTACAGGGATGCCAATCGCAGGTTTGACAATGGTTGATCAATTGGACTCTTTTTGCTAAGCTGTCATTAAGGTGGAGAATCCGTAGTCGTCTGTCTAaggttcttttcttcttcttctttttttttttttttggagtggCAGTGTTTTGTCACTTTGGTTGCTCGTATGAGCTCTTTTGATGTAGATGTCTGCATCCtcttgtacatatatatattttttggcaataaaggtGGGAGACTACTTTGGCAATAAAGGTGGGAGACTACCTCCCAACAATCCTTCATTGGAAGATATTTTGTCGATTTCAAGTCACTTTTCCTCATCTCACATATGAATTTTTCGTGCGTCATTTTAACCACAACAAAATGgccatgattaatacaaaagaAAGGACTATTGTaagaacacaaaagaaaacatcaaaaaaaaaaaaaaaatttgagattcGATAAAGGTAAAACTTATCATTTGTGCATATTGTTATAACCAATATATCTTTAtgagtggaaaaaaaatttcttcgtTCTTTTTCCTATGGAGAGTGTTTTACTAAATATCTgccattatctcatacctctgttattatctcatacacacTATATTATActtttgtcattatctcatacattatCATTCTCTCATATTTCTATGGTCATTTCATACCCCAATCATTATCTTATACCATTCTGTGTCATTATCTAAGATGCTATGAACATGACATAATGATAAATGCTACAAGTATAAGATAATAACTGGGGTATGAGATAAGAACATGAGCATGATAAAGacatgggtatgagataatagATATGAGATGTTATGAGTTTATAACAATGACATGGGGCATGAGATAATACACATTAAATAACAACATGAGTACGAGAATGTcaggggtatgagataatatatATGAGATGTTATGAGTTTATAATAATGACACGGGGCATGACATAATACGTATTAGATAACAACATGAGTATGATAATGTgaggggtatgagataatgggtATGAGATGTCATGAGTTAATGATAATGACATGGGGCATGAGATAATGAGTATGACATAATGACATTTGTATGAGAAGGATAGGGGCATGAGATAATATGTATAAGATAATGACATGGATATGataataacataaaatatgatATAATGTGCATGAAATAACGACATTGATACGAAATAATGataaatgtatgagataatgacatgatTAAAAATATTCATTGTGTACATGTAATATTTGAgcattaaagtaaatatgtatatTAGTAGTGGGGTCCACGTTCGGCATATGCTTGTTATGTACTCGGAGTGGTGTACAGACATTGATCTCATAGAAAGATCTCATAGAAATTGGTGTTAAGTTGGTACTGGTACACAAGGAGGTTTAGCAACAAATAAAGCATATGAGAAACCATCTAGAGAATTGAAATTAGTCTTCATGTCCGTTATTTAAGCATCATGCAAAGAGTAGCTAATGCCTGTAAGGCTAAAGATTTCTTTTAGATCTAAATTGTTGCTTTATAACGAACATTCCTAGTGACATATGACTAAATATTTTTAGCgacagtttttattttttaagccATCCT belongs to Nymphaea colorata isolate Beijing-Zhang1983 chromosome 13, ASM883128v2, whole genome shotgun sequence and includes:
- the LOC116267291 gene encoding O-fucosyltransferase 13 isoform X3, which encodes MRFPLFLCDGVGIARLLNATLVLPKFEVAAYWNETSGFSDIFDVDYFIHQMRGYIEVIKELPEDLKSKEPVKVDCSKRKGLFDYVEYLIPFLRKDRFISITPAMSQRRDRYPAYAKSALCQACFKALQLKKHLVDKGLQMMEALPKSFLSLHLRFEPDMVAYSQCEYSGLSPASVDAIDAARGDRKPLLGDAARVWRNRGKCPLTPNETAFILQSLGIPNDTPIYLAAGDGLLEVEGLTNFYNKVYTKSSILDDVDFTSMHGNTKAALDYFISINSEAYVATYFGNMDKMVSAMRALNGKPKTLFLNRKAYAECTSKGMEGGELVEFLWNAHKNDYVMGRGSALPDCFCEFSLQ
- the LOC116267291 gene encoding O-fucosyltransferase 13 isoform X1, which encodes MAAFVRQRFMVALVVLSVMLVVVFILPSSPSLNTNFVTIKGKSTIWDVRRLVEWRPCEWWSNGPLLALPEETNGYIRVDCYGGLNQMRRDLCDGVGIARLLNATLVLPKFEVAAYWNETSGFSDIFDVDYFIHQMRGYIEVIKELPEDLKSKEPVKVDCSKRKGLFDYVEYLIPFLRKDRFISITPAMSQRRDRYPAYAKSALCQACFKALQLKKHLVDKGLQMMEALPKSFLSLHLRFEPDMVAYSQCEYSGLSPASVDAIDAARGDRKPLLGDAARVWRNRGKCPLTPNETAFILQSLGIPNDTPIYLAAGDGLLEVEGLTNFYNKVYTKSSILDDVDFTSMHGNTKAALDYFISINSEAYVATYFGNMDKMVSAMRALNGKPKTLFLNRKAYAECTSKGMEGGELVEFLWNAHKNDYVMGRGSALPDCFCEFSLQ
- the LOC116267291 gene encoding O-fucosyltransferase 13 isoform X2 — protein: MNAYTNLFFRPFIFGRLTACVWNLQLCDGVGIARLLNATLVLPKFEVAAYWNETSGFSDIFDVDYFIHQMRGYIEVIKELPEDLKSKEPVKVDCSKRKGLFDYVEYLIPFLRKDRFISITPAMSQRRDRYPAYAKSALCQACFKALQLKKHLVDKGLQMMEALPKSFLSLHLRFEPDMVAYSQCEYSGLSPASVDAIDAARGDRKPLLGDAARVWRNRGKCPLTPNETAFILQSLGIPNDTPIYLAAGDGLLEVEGLTNFYNKVYTKSSILDDVDFTSMHGNTKAALDYFISINSEAYVATYFGNMDKMVSAMRALNGKPKTLFLNRKAYAECTSKGMEGGELVEFLWNAHKNDYVMGRGSALPDCFCEFSLQ